One region of Camelina sativa cultivar DH55 chromosome 6, Cs, whole genome shotgun sequence genomic DNA includes:
- the LOC104793827 gene encoding uncharacterized protein LOC104793827 has product MGGLAGCNDLVMSIRDYAKKTEMKKSWPSKISSENTSIAFDDSDLEGLDLPHNDPLVVEFLIGESEVTRILIDTRSSVNVIFRNVLAQMEIREGDIKPECHSLTGFDEDHIMSIHTIDLPIFIGGMARYSLFAFIDKPTIYNVILGTPWLHKMRAVPSTYHQCVKFPTSKGVYTLRCNQ; this is encoded by the coding sequence ATGGGCGGGCTAGCAGGGTGCAACGACTTGGTCATGTCAATAAGAGACTATGCCAAGAAAACCGAAATGAAGAAATCATGGCCATCAAAGATCAGTTCCGAAAACACGTCGATAGCCTTCGACGACAGCGATCTGGAGGGTTTAGATCTCCCACATAACGACCCCCTGGTCGTCGAATTTCTGATCGGTGAAAGCGAAGTAACAAGAATCCTGATCGACACCAGGAGTTCGGTCAACGTGATCTTCAGGAACGTCCTGGCACAAATGGAGATCAGGGAAGGTGATATCAAGCCCGAATGCCACTCCTTAACCGGTTTCGACGAAGATCATATTATGTCTATCCACACCATCGACCTGCCAATCTTCATCGGGGGCATGGCGAGGTATTCCCTATTCGCCTTCATCGACAAGCCAACTATTTATAATGTCATCCTCGGAACCCCTTGGCTTCACAAGATGAGGGCAGTCCCGTCGACataccatcagtgcgtcaaatttccAACCTCGAAGGGCGTATACACGTTGCGCTGCAACCAATAG
- the LOC104793828 gene encoding uncharacterized protein LOC104793828, with protein MEAIFHKATSRAPGVDLMLKATQWTPFSRRLATIPVKRAVKPRLGTYDGAADPRDFLLTFGVVLGPLQFTPAEYDAGACQVFAEHLTGAALSWFPRLPSGSIDSVKDLVTEFLKQFSVLMENKNSHADLYALTQGRNKSLRSFISRFKEVVVSVLISDAAPIVAHKNALWYESQFNEEMFLTHVETIADALLRAAKHIEVKEEKVVNAKKHAAETSVTAMPPTVTAPKVEHVEPRQHFSRNPDRTRRTFAIGENKYIRKEGENNTTQYCDFHQSTTHSTEECRYFQTILMERYKKRAIVVESDRSKTP; from the coding sequence ATGGAAGCGATATTTCATAAAGCAACGAGTAGAGCGCCAGGGGTAGATCTCATGCTCAAAGCGACTCAATGGACCCCATTCTCTAGAAGACTCGCAACCATACCGGTGAAACGGGCGGTCAAGCCAAGGCTGGGTACCTACGACGGGGCGGCAGACCCACGAGACTTTCTGCTCACTTTCGGGGTAGTTCTCGGTCCCTTGCAGTTCACCCCGGCAGAATACGATGCTGGAGCATGCCAAGTTTTCGCCGAACACTTGACCGGAGCAGCTTTGAGTTGGTTTCCGCGACTTCCGTCTGGATCGATTGATAGTGTCAAGGATCTGGTAACCGAATTTTTAAAGCAGTTCTCCGTTCTAATGGAAAACAAGAACTCCCATGCCGATCTGTACGCACTAACGCAAGGGCGAAACAAATCACTTCGATCCTTCATCAGTCGCTTTAAAGAGGTCGTCGTTAGCGTTTTGATTTCTGACGCTGCACCTATCGTTGCACACAAAAACGCGCTGTGGTACGAATCTCAGTTTAACGAGGAGATGTTCTTGACTCATGTAGAAACCATAGCCGACGCGCTACTACGAGCCGCGAAACACATAGAAgtcaaagaagaaaaggtggTCAACGCTAAGAAGCACGCCGCAGAAACAAGCGTCACGGCCATGCCACCAACAGTCACAGCTCCAAAGGTCGAGCACGTTGAGCCACGCCAGCATTTCTCCCGAAACCCAGACCGAACTCGTCGAACCTTCGCGATTGGTGAAAATAAGTACATCAGGAAGGAAGGTGAGAATAACACAACTCAATACTGCGATTTCCATCAAAGTACCACACACTCAACTGAGGAGTGTCGTTACTTCCAAACAATCCTGATGGAGCGATACAAAAAGAGAGCAATAGTAGTCGAGTCTGACAGAAGCAAGACACCCTGA
- the LOC104789960 gene encoding protein SHOOT GRAVITROPISM 5-like isoform X1 has protein sequence MRTDQVMLSNKNTNTCCVVSSSSSDPFLSSSENGVTTTNTSTQKRKRRPAGTPDPDAEVVSLSPRTLLESDRYICEICNQGFQRDQNLQMHRRRHKVPWKLLKRDNNIEVKKRVYVCPEPTCLHHDPCHALGDLVGIKKHFRRKHSNHKQWVCERCSKGYAVQSDYKAHLKTCGTRGHSCDCGRVFSRVESFIEHQDNCSVRRVHREQPLPPQTAVPVPACSSRTASTISTPSSETNYGSAIAVATPIPLEGRPIHQRISPSVLTHSSKNLNLELQLLPLSSNQNPNHQENRQQKVKEPSHHHNHNHDATNLNLSIAPSSSSYQHYNNFDRIKEIMASEQIMKIAMKEKDYAEEAKREAKRQREIAENEFANAKKIRQKAQAELERAKFLKEQSMKKISSTIMQITCQTCKGQFQAVAVPAAATDETSLVVSFMSSANTDGDFENGF, from the exons ATGAGAACAGATCAAGTGATGTTGTCCaacaagaacacaaacacatgttgtgtggtttcttcttcttcttctgatcctttcctctcttcttcagaAAATGGGGTCACCACCACAAACACATCCACtcagaagaggaaaagaagaccTGCAGGTACACCAG ATCCAGATGCAGAAGTTGTGTCTTtatcaccaagaactcttcttgAATCAGACAGATACATATGTGAGATCTGTAACCAAGGGTTTCAAAGAGACCAGAATCTCCAGATGCATAGAAGACGTCACAAAGTTCCATGGAAGCTTCTTAAAAGAGACAACAACATAGAGGTGAAGAAACGAGTCTATGTTTGCCCTGAACCAACTTGCCTTCACCATGATCCTTGCCATGCTCTCGGAGATCTTGTTGGTATCAAAAAACATTTCAGAAGAAAGCACAGTAACCATAAGCAATGGGTTTGTGAGAGATGCTCTAAAGGTTATGCTGTTCAATCAGATTACAAAGCTCATCTCAAAACTTGTGGCACTAGAGGACATTCTTGTGACTGTGGTCGCGTCTTCTCCAG GGTGGAGAGTTTTATTGAGCATCAAGATAACTGTTCCGTACGGAGAGTTCACCGTGAACAGCCTCTACCGCCACAAACCGCAGTACCAGTCCCGGCCTGCTCCTCTAGAACCGCTTCAACCATCAGTACTCCGTCTAGTGAAACCAATTACGGCAGTGCAATTGCTGTTGCGACTCCTATACCTCTAGAAGGCCGTCCAATTCATCAGAGAATCTCACCTTCAGTTCTCACTCACTCATCAAAAAATCTCAACCTCGAACTTCAGCTTCTTCCATTATCGTcgaatcaaaaccctaatcatcaagAAAACCGACaacaaaaagttaaagaaccatctcatcatcataatcataatcatgaTGCTACAAACTTAAACCTCTCCATtgcaccatcatcatcatcatatcaacattACAATAACTTTGATCGTATAAAAGAGATAATGGCAAGCGAGCAAATCATGAAGATAGCGATGAAGGAGAAAGATTATGCGGAGGAAGCAAAAAGAGAAGCGAAGAGGCAACGAGAGATAGCTGAAAACGAGTTCGCGAATGCTAAGAAGATTAGGCAAAAAGCACAAGCTGAGCTTGAGAGAGCTAAGTTTTTAAAGGAACAATCAATGAAGAAAATAAGCTCAACGATCATGCAAATCACTTGTCAAACTTGTAAAGGACAGTTTCAAGCAGTTGCGGTTCCGGCGGCTGCGACTGACGAGACATCTCTTGTGGTCAGTTTCATGTCGTCAGCCAATACCGACGGAGACTTTGAAAATGGATTTTAA
- the LOC104789960 gene encoding protein SHOOT GRAVITROPISM 5-like isoform X2: MRTDQVMLSNKNTNTCCVVSSSSSDPFLSSSENGVTTTNTSTQKRKRRPAGTPDPDAEVVSLSPRTLLESDRYICEICNQGFQRDQNLQMHRRRHKVPWKLLKRDNNIEVKKRVYVCPEPTCLHHDPCHALGDLVGIKKHFRRKHSNHKQWVCERCSKGYAVQSDYKAHLKTCGTRGHSCDCGRVFSRVESFIEHQDNCSVRRVHREQPLPPQTAVPVPACSSRTASTISTPSSETNYGSAIAVATPIPLEGRPIHQRISPSVLTHSSKNLNLELQLLPLSSNQNPNHQENRQQKVKEPSHHHNHNHDATNLNLSIAPSSSSYQHYNNFDRIKEIMASEQIMKIAMKEKDYAEEAKREAKRQREIAENEFANAKKIRQKAQAELERAKFLKEQSMKKISSTIMQITCQTCKGQFQAVAVPAAATDETSLVVSFMSSANTDGDFENGF, translated from the exons ATGAGAACAGATCAAGTGATGTTGTCCaacaagaacacaaacacatgttgtgtggtttcttcttcttcttctgatcctttcctctcttcttcagaAAATGGGGTCACCACCACAAACACATCCACtcagaagaggaaaagaagaccTGCAGGTACACCAG ATCCAGATGCAGAAGTTGTGTCTTTATCTCCAAGAACTCTTCTTGAATCAGACAGATACATATGTGAGATCTGTAACCAAGGGTTTCAAAGAGACCAGAATCTCCAGATGCATAGAAGACGTCACAAAGTTCCATGGAAGCTTCTTAAAAGAGACAACAACATAGAGGTGAAGAAACGAGTTTATGTTTGCCCTGAACCAACTTGCCTTCACCATGATCCTTGCCATGCTCTCGGAGATCTTGTTGGTATCAAAAAACATTTCAGAAGAAAACACAGTAACCATAAGCAATGGGTTTGTGAGAGATGCTCTAAAGGTTATGCTGTTCAATCAGATTACAAAGCTCATCTCAAAACTTGTGGCACTAGAGGACATTCTTGTGACTGTGGTCGCGTCTTCTCCAG GGTGGAGAGTTTTATTGAGCATCAAGATAACTGTTCCGTACGGAGAGTTCACCGTGAACAGCCTCTACCGCCACAAACCGCAGTACCAGTCCCGGCCTGCTCCTCTAGAACCGCTTCAACCATCAGTACTCCGTCTAGTGAAACCAATTACGGCAGTGCAATTGCTGTTGCGACTCCTATACCTCTAGAAGGCCGTCCAATTCATCAGAGAATCTCACCTTCAGTTCTCACTCACTCATCAAAAAATCTCAACCTCGAACTTCAGCTTCTTCCATTATCGTcgaatcaaaaccctaatcatcaagAAAACCGACaacaaaaagttaaagaaccatctcatcatcataatcataatcatgaTGCTACAAACTTAAACCTCTCCATtgcaccatcatcatcatcatatcaacattACAATAACTTTGATCGTATAAAAGAGATAATGGCAAGCGAGCAAATCATGAAGATAGCGATGAAGGAGAAAGATTATGCGGAGGAAGCAAAAAGAGAAGCGAAGAGGCAACGAGAGATAGCTGAAAACGAGTTCGCGAATGCTAAGAAGATTAGGCAAAAAGCACAAGCTGAGCTTGAGAGAGCTAAGTTTTTAAAGGAACAATCAATGAAGAAAATAAGCTCAACGATCATGCAAATCACTTGTCAAACTTGTAAAGGACAGTTTCAAGCAGTTGCGGTTCCGGCGGCTGCGACTGACGAGACATCTCTTGTGGTCAGTTTCATGTCGTCAGCCAATACCGACGGAGACTTTGAAAATGGATTTTAA
- the LOC104789960 gene encoding protein SHOOT GRAVITROPISM 5-like isoform X4, protein MHRRRHKVPWKLLKRDNNIEVKKRVYVCPEPTCLHHDPCHALGDLVGIKKHFRRKHSNHKQWVCERCSKGYAVQSDYKAHLKTCGTRGHSCDCGRVFSRVESFIEHQDNCSVRRVHREQPLPPQTAVPVPACSSRTASTISTPSSETNYGSAIAVATPIPLEGRPIHQRISPSVLTHSSKNLNLELQLLPLSSNQNPNHQENRQQKVKEPSHHHNHNHDATNLNLSIAPSSSSYQHYNNFDRIKEIMASEQIMKIAMKEKDYAEEAKREAKRQREIAENEFANAKKIRQKAQAELERAKFLKEQSMKKISSTIMQITCQTCKGQFQAVAVPAAATDETSLVVSFMSSANTDGDFENGF, encoded by the exons ATGCATAGAAGACGTCACAAAGTTCCATGGAAGCTTCTTAAAAGAGACAACAACATAGAGGTGAAGAAACGAGTTTATGTTTGCCCTGAACCAACTTGCCTTCACCATGATCCTTGCCATGCTCTCGGAGATCTTGTTGGTATCAAAAAACATTTCAGAAGAAAACACAGTAACCATAAGCAATGGGTTTGTGAGAGATGCTCTAAAGGTTATGCTGTTCAATCAGATTACAAAGCTCATCTCAAAACTTGTGGCACTAGAGGACATTCTTGTGACTGTGGTCGCGTCTTCTCCAG GGTGGAGAGTTTTATTGAGCATCAAGATAACTGTTCCGTACGGAGAGTTCACCGTGAACAGCCTCTACCGCCACAAACCGCAGTACCAGTCCCGGCCTGCTCCTCTAGAACCGCTTCAACCATCAGTACTCCGTCTAGTGAAACCAATTACGGCAGTGCAATTGCTGTTGCGACTCCTATACCTCTAGAAGGCCGTCCAATTCATCAGAGAATCTCACCTTCAGTTCTCACTCACTCATCAAAAAATCTCAACCTCGAACTTCAGCTTCTTCCATTATCGTcgaatcaaaaccctaatcatcaagAAAACCGACaacaaaaagttaaagaaccatctcatcatcataatcataatcatgaTGCTACAAACTTAAACCTCTCCATtgcaccatcatcatcatcatatcaacattACAATAACTTTGATCGTATAAAAGAGATAATGGCAAGCGAGCAAATCATGAAGATAGCGATGAAGGAGAAAGATTATGCGGAGGAAGCAAAAAGAGAAGCGAAGAGGCAACGAGAGATAGCTGAAAACGAGTTCGCGAATGCTAAGAAGATTAGGCAAAAAGCACAAGCTGAGCTTGAGAGAGCTAAGTTTTTAAAGGAACAATCAATGAAGAAAATAAGCTCAACGATCATGCAAATCACTTGTCAAACTTGTAAAGGACAGTTTCAAGCAGTTGCGGTTCCGGCGGCTGCGACTGACGAGACATCTCTTGTGGTCAGTTTCATGTCGTCAGCCAATACCGACGGAGACTTTGAAAATGGATTTTAA
- the LOC104789960 gene encoding protein SHOOT GRAVITROPISM 5-like isoform X3: MHRRRHKVPWKLLKRDNNIEVKKRVYVCPEPTCLHHDPCHALGDLVGIKKHFRRKHSNHKQWVCERCSKGYAVQSDYKAHLKTCGTRGHSCDCGRVFSRVESFIEHQDNCSVRRVHREQPLPPQTAVPVPACSSRTASTISTPSSETNYGSAIAVATPIPLEGRPIHQRISPSVLTHSSKNLNLELQLLPLSSNQNPNHQENRQQKVKEPSHHHNHNHDATNLNLSIAPSSSSYQHYNNFDRIKEIMASEQIMKIAMKEKDYAEEAKREAKRQREIAENEFANAKKIRQKAQAELERAKFLKEQSMKKISSTIMQITCQTCKGQFQAVAVPAAATDETSLVVSFMSSANTDGDFENGF; encoded by the exons ATGCATAGAAGACGTCACAAAGTTCCATGGAAGCTTCTTAAAAGAGACAACAACATAGAGGTGAAGAAACGAGTCTATGTTTGCCCTGAACCAACTTGCCTTCACCATGATCCTTGCCATGCTCTCGGAGATCTTGTTGGTATCAAAAAACATTTCAGAAGAAAGCACAGTAACCATAAGCAATGGGTTTGTGAGAGATGCTCTAAAGGTTATGCTGTTCAATCAGATTACAAAGCTCATCTCAAAACTTGTGGCACTAGAGGACATTCTTGTGACTGTGGTCGCGTCTTCTCCAG GGTGGAGAGTTTTATTGAGCATCAAGATAACTGTTCCGTACGGAGAGTTCACCGTGAACAGCCTCTACCGCCACAAACCGCAGTACCAGTCCCGGCCTGCTCCTCTAGAACCGCTTCAACCATCAGTACTCCGTCTAGTGAAACCAATTACGGCAGTGCAATTGCTGTTGCGACTCCTATACCTCTAGAAGGCCGTCCAATTCATCAGAGAATCTCACCTTCAGTTCTCACTCACTCATCAAAAAATCTCAACCTCGAACTTCAGCTTCTTCCATTATCGTcgaatcaaaaccctaatcatcaagAAAACCGACaacaaaaagttaaagaaccatctcatcatcataatcataatcatgaTGCTACAAACTTAAACCTCTCCATtgcaccatcatcatcatcatatcaacattACAATAACTTTGATCGTATAAAAGAGATAATGGCAAGCGAGCAAATCATGAAGATAGCGATGAAGGAGAAAGATTATGCGGAGGAAGCAAAAAGAGAAGCGAAGAGGCAACGAGAGATAGCTGAAAACGAGTTCGCGAATGCTAAGAAGATTAGGCAAAAAGCACAAGCTGAGCTTGAGAGAGCTAAGTTTTTAAAGGAACAATCAATGAAGAAAATAAGCTCAACGATCATGCAAATCACTTGTCAAACTTGTAAAGGACAGTTTCAAGCAGTTGCGGTTCCGGCGGCTGCGACTGACGAGACATCTCTTGTGGTCAGTTTCATGTCGTCAGCCAATACCGACGGAGACTTTGAAAATGGATTTTAA